Proteins encoded by one window of Dreissena polymorpha isolate Duluth1 chromosome 11, UMN_Dpol_1.0, whole genome shotgun sequence:
- the LOC127850813 gene encoding uncharacterized protein LOC127850813 isoform X3: MDKRKLRMRPVKTNMKTISEDDKDIQPSKKFKMDTDDTALSEHVNPETPATPVYIQSATCTYLDSGYGSSVGTSQYSFTPQPGSNISSPPDDCASAFTTNMQKGKVKKRIIFKFGPDHLRKYFQKHFVKFKDEVDPKEISDHLFATGVISVRDLEKVAETHGRGKKVDIMIKAIVHSSVINDVNTTTKVLEAFAHNGREDLFNDFNEHIHDQDDMSLQDEFPKERIQSSLKKHERLLNDEIDPLTIIDELLERGVLTFDEHQNIMDIDFKPTKMMCLCQYVFKKPAFAFWEFCQTLIKDPIYKEIGNSLLRKGNDSGEPSQQVEMDLRLDLPFSNCIPNTNGDKNVTEIKFELDSQQLEKMIVDDNSDVGNNDDLKHEAMDLGFDVESLEFSSIKIRLRCLTEQSLLNLRGKSEESLLYIENILKTLITQEHLALMREKNIASMKVTVYIPPPDGKNVKCLCKLTKEEIVKHYTLIEKDLKDVSLLVHAIMQLEGQTKREEWLEAQNDVDSILRLIIDGEDKLVCMLERHLRQTEQLQLLARITSYDETEHVLSAEDLHQRKEIILEEIEPRKFLDMIRRMEGSEAILDKVMTNDVSRRERCEEFLKFVQDKHAEGQFQEELQRQDMTHLITLLSSKATNINSRNAANFREALISTIGTICENIEPLRFKKFMVRPPELSEDKFESICRNNTRKSRVYALIEAIIKGPSILIDRFMEGLDALEYHGLLRLIKENAEKYRDCPRLMGRLEGEVFTIGGTFHINYKNCDSDPESQLQVYLNLQKKMSCPKIDTEFLDGIEDQQGCNAILRDARISEWIRMQQQQGNECNSNLSTEPSDICTPSQPNVHEHSEKQSEETMTTSSHAPTITPRLNSPYPSEYEDITPPITPNFQLTVPSRPYKRKRLKSLSDGSNSNMSSPSSSNSRSPTPAATNSMQSRTKVFQTGEQSLQ; encoded by the exons ATGGACAAACGAAAATTAAG AATGAGGCCAGTCAAGaccaatatgaaaacaataag TGAAGATGATAAAGATATCCAACCATCAAAGAAATTCAAGATGGACACAGACGACACAG ctTTATCAGAACATGTCAACCCAGAGACACCAGCAACTCCAGTTTACATACAAAGCGCAACATGTACCTATCTCGATTCCGGATATGGAAGTAGTGTGGGGACATCGCAGTACAGCTTTACTCCGCAGCCAGGTTCAAATATATCGAGCCCGCCAG ATGATTGTGCGTCGGCGTTTACGACCAATATGCAGAAGGGAAAGGTCAAAAAG AGAATCATTTTTAAATTCGGACCAGACCATTTACGAAAATACTTCCAAAAGCATTTTGTAAAGTTCAAGGATGAAGTTGATCCGAAAGAAATTTCTGATCATTTGTTTGCAACTGGAGTGATTTCAGTCCGAGATCTGGAAAAGGTCGCCGAAACGCATGGTCGTGGGAAGAAAGTTGATATCATGATCAAAGCCATAGTGCATTCAAGTGTGATAAATGATGTCAACACTACAACAAAGGTTTTAGAAGCTTTTGCACACAATGGCCGCGAAGATTTGTTCAACGATTTTAATGAACACATTC ACGACCAAGATGATATGTCGCTCCAAGACGAATTCCCAAAGGAGAGAATACAATCGAGTTTGAAAAAACACGAGCGATTGCTCAATGATGAAATTGATCCTTTGACAATCATTGACGAACTTCTTGAAAGAGGGGTTTTAACATTTGACGAGCATCAAAACATCATGGACATAGACTTCAAGCCTACAAAAATGATGTGCCTTTGCCAATACGTTTTTAAAAAGCCTGCATTCGCATTTTGGGAGTTTTGCCAAACTCTCATTAAAGACCCGATTTACAAGGAGATTGGTAATAGTCTTCTAAGGAAAGGCAATGACTCAG GTGAACCTTCACAGCAAGTTGAAATGGATTTGCGTCTGGATCTTCCATTTAGTAATTGTATTCCGAATACAAATGGAG ACAAAAACGTCACTGAAATAAAGTTTGAACTAGATTCTCAACAACTAGAGAAGATGATAGTCGATGATAATAGCGATGTTGGAAATAATGATGACTTGAAACATGAG GCAATGGATCTCGGTTTCGATGTCGAAAGTCTCGAATTTTCATCGATCAAAATTAGACTTAGATGTCTTACAGAACAGTCGTTATTAAATCTGAGGGGAAAATCTGAAGAGTCTCTGTTGTATATCGAAAATATTTTGAAGACACTTATTACACAAGAACATTTGGCtttaatgagagaaaaaaacATAGCATCAATGAAAGTAACTGTGTACATTCCCCCTCCAGATGGAAAAAATG TTAAATGCTTGTGCAAGCTAACAAAAGAAGAGATTGTGAAGCACTATACACTGATCGAAAAAGATTTAAAGGACGTAAGCCTGCTAGTCCATGCGATTATGCAACTGGAGGGTCAAACAAAACGGGAGGAATGGTTAGAGGCACAGAATGATGTAGATTCAATCCTTCGATTGATAATAGATGGTGAAGACAAGCTCGTGTGCATGCTAGAAAGGCACTTGCGACAAACTGAGCAGCTGCAGTTGCTGGCAAGAATTACCAGCTATGATGAAACAG AGCACGTCTTGTCTGCTGAGGATCTCCACCAGCGAAAAGAAATCATATTAGAAGAAATTGAGCCAAGAAAATTTCTAGACATGATTCGCAGAATGGAGGGAAGCGAAGCCATTCTTGATAAGGTGATGACCAATGATGTATCCCGACGAGAACGATGCGAAGAGTTCTTAAAATTCGTGCAGGATAAGCATGCTGAAGGACAGTTTCAAGAGGAACTGCAAAGACAAGATATGACACATTTGATCACTTTGCTCTCATCCAAGGCAACAAACATCA ACTCGAGGAATGCTGCGAACTTTAGAGAGGCCCTGATTTCTACAATCGGTACAATATGTGAAAATATCGAACCACTTCGATTCAAGAAGTTTATGGTTCGACCACCGGAACTGAGCGAGGACAAATTTGAGAGCATATGTAGAAATAACACTAGGAAGAGTCGAGTATATGCATTGATTGAAGCAATTATCAAAGGACCTTCAATTTTGATCGACAGATTTATGGAGGGTTTAGACGCACTCGAATACCATGGGCTCTTACGACTAATTAAAGAAAACGCGG AGAAATACCGAGATTGTCCTCGACTAATGGGAAGACTCGAAGGCGAAGTATTTACGATCGGCGGCACGTTTCACATCAACTACAAGAACTGTG ATAGTGATCCCGAATCGCAACTTCAGGTGTACCTAAATCTCCAGAAAAAAATGTCTTGTCCAAAGATCGATACTGAATTTCTAGATGGCATTGAAGACCAACAAGGATGTAACGCTATTTTACGGGATGCAAGAATTTCTGAATGGATAAGAATGCAGCAGCAACAAG gcAATGAATGTAACAGTAATCTTTCGACAGAACCAAGTGACATTTGCACGCCGTCCCAGCCAAATGTTCATGAACACTCAGAAAAGCAGTCAGAAGAGACAATGACGACAAGTTCCCATGCACCAACTATTACACCTAGGCTTAATAGTCCATATCCATCAGAATACGAGGACATAACGCCTCCAATTACGCCGAATTTTCAGCTAACTGTACCAAGCAGACCATATAAACGAAAAAGACTCAAATCTCTATCGGATGGAAGTAATTCGAACATGTCTTCTCCGTCATCGTCAAACAGCCGATCTCCAACCCCTGCTGCGACTAATTCAATGCAAAGTAGAACCAAAGTGTTTCAAACTGGTGAACAAAG TCTACAGTGA
- the LOC127850813 gene encoding uncharacterized protein LOC127850813 isoform X1 codes for MDKRKLRMRPVKTNMKTISEDDKDIQPSKKFKMDTDDTALSEHVNPETPATPVYIQSATCTYLDSGYGSSVGTSQYSFTPQPGSNISSPPDDCASAFTTNMQKGKVKKRIIFKFGPDHLRKYFQKHFVKFKDEVDPKEISDHLFATGVISVRDLEKVAETHGRGKKVDIMIKAIVHSSVINDVNTTTKVLEAFAHNGREDLFNDFNEHIHDQDDMSLQDEFPKERIQSSLKKHERLLNDEIDPLTIIDELLERGVLTFDEHQNIMDIDFKPTKMMCLCQYVFKKPAFAFWEFCQTLIKDPIYKEIGNSLLRKGNDSGEPSQQVEMDLRLDLPFSNCIPNTNGDKNVTEIKFELDSQQLEKMIVDDNSDVGNNDDLKHEAMDLGFDVESLEFSSIKIRLRCLTEQSLLNLRGKSEESLLYIENILKTLITQEHLALMREKNIASMKVTVYIPPPDGKNVKCLCKLTKEEIVKHYTLIEKDLKDVSLLVHAIMQLEGQTKREEWLEAQNDVDSILRLIIDGEDKLVCMLERHLRQTEQLQLLARITSYDETEHVLSAEDLHQRKEIILEEIEPRKFLDMIRRMEGSEAILDKVMTNDVSRRERCEEFLKFVQDKHAEGQFQEELQRQDMTHLITLLSSKATNINSRNAANFREALISTIGTICENIEPLRFKKFMVRPPELSEDKFESICRNNTRKSRVYALIEAIIKGPSILIDRFMEGLDALEYHGLLRLIKENAEKYRDCPRLMGRLEGEVFTIGGTFHINYKNCDSDPESQLQVYLNLQKKMSCPKIDTEFLDGIEDQQGCNAILRDARISEWIRMQQQQGNECNSNLSTEPSDICTPSQPNVHEHSEKQSEETMTTSSHAPTITPRLNSPYPSEYEDITPPITPNFQLTVPSRPYKRKRLKSLSDGSNSNMSSPSSSNSRSPTPAATNSMQSRTKVFQTGEQRYPNNPNKREALWGNLLPVIIKYQLDQMHDS; via the exons ATGGACAAACGAAAATTAAG AATGAGGCCAGTCAAGaccaatatgaaaacaataag TGAAGATGATAAAGATATCCAACCATCAAAGAAATTCAAGATGGACACAGACGACACAG ctTTATCAGAACATGTCAACCCAGAGACACCAGCAACTCCAGTTTACATACAAAGCGCAACATGTACCTATCTCGATTCCGGATATGGAAGTAGTGTGGGGACATCGCAGTACAGCTTTACTCCGCAGCCAGGTTCAAATATATCGAGCCCGCCAG ATGATTGTGCGTCGGCGTTTACGACCAATATGCAGAAGGGAAAGGTCAAAAAG AGAATCATTTTTAAATTCGGACCAGACCATTTACGAAAATACTTCCAAAAGCATTTTGTAAAGTTCAAGGATGAAGTTGATCCGAAAGAAATTTCTGATCATTTGTTTGCAACTGGAGTGATTTCAGTCCGAGATCTGGAAAAGGTCGCCGAAACGCATGGTCGTGGGAAGAAAGTTGATATCATGATCAAAGCCATAGTGCATTCAAGTGTGATAAATGATGTCAACACTACAACAAAGGTTTTAGAAGCTTTTGCACACAATGGCCGCGAAGATTTGTTCAACGATTTTAATGAACACATTC ACGACCAAGATGATATGTCGCTCCAAGACGAATTCCCAAAGGAGAGAATACAATCGAGTTTGAAAAAACACGAGCGATTGCTCAATGATGAAATTGATCCTTTGACAATCATTGACGAACTTCTTGAAAGAGGGGTTTTAACATTTGACGAGCATCAAAACATCATGGACATAGACTTCAAGCCTACAAAAATGATGTGCCTTTGCCAATACGTTTTTAAAAAGCCTGCATTCGCATTTTGGGAGTTTTGCCAAACTCTCATTAAAGACCCGATTTACAAGGAGATTGGTAATAGTCTTCTAAGGAAAGGCAATGACTCAG GTGAACCTTCACAGCAAGTTGAAATGGATTTGCGTCTGGATCTTCCATTTAGTAATTGTATTCCGAATACAAATGGAG ACAAAAACGTCACTGAAATAAAGTTTGAACTAGATTCTCAACAACTAGAGAAGATGATAGTCGATGATAATAGCGATGTTGGAAATAATGATGACTTGAAACATGAG GCAATGGATCTCGGTTTCGATGTCGAAAGTCTCGAATTTTCATCGATCAAAATTAGACTTAGATGTCTTACAGAACAGTCGTTATTAAATCTGAGGGGAAAATCTGAAGAGTCTCTGTTGTATATCGAAAATATTTTGAAGACACTTATTACACAAGAACATTTGGCtttaatgagagaaaaaaacATAGCATCAATGAAAGTAACTGTGTACATTCCCCCTCCAGATGGAAAAAATG TTAAATGCTTGTGCAAGCTAACAAAAGAAGAGATTGTGAAGCACTATACACTGATCGAAAAAGATTTAAAGGACGTAAGCCTGCTAGTCCATGCGATTATGCAACTGGAGGGTCAAACAAAACGGGAGGAATGGTTAGAGGCACAGAATGATGTAGATTCAATCCTTCGATTGATAATAGATGGTGAAGACAAGCTCGTGTGCATGCTAGAAAGGCACTTGCGACAAACTGAGCAGCTGCAGTTGCTGGCAAGAATTACCAGCTATGATGAAACAG AGCACGTCTTGTCTGCTGAGGATCTCCACCAGCGAAAAGAAATCATATTAGAAGAAATTGAGCCAAGAAAATTTCTAGACATGATTCGCAGAATGGAGGGAAGCGAAGCCATTCTTGATAAGGTGATGACCAATGATGTATCCCGACGAGAACGATGCGAAGAGTTCTTAAAATTCGTGCAGGATAAGCATGCTGAAGGACAGTTTCAAGAGGAACTGCAAAGACAAGATATGACACATTTGATCACTTTGCTCTCATCCAAGGCAACAAACATCA ACTCGAGGAATGCTGCGAACTTTAGAGAGGCCCTGATTTCTACAATCGGTACAATATGTGAAAATATCGAACCACTTCGATTCAAGAAGTTTATGGTTCGACCACCGGAACTGAGCGAGGACAAATTTGAGAGCATATGTAGAAATAACACTAGGAAGAGTCGAGTATATGCATTGATTGAAGCAATTATCAAAGGACCTTCAATTTTGATCGACAGATTTATGGAGGGTTTAGACGCACTCGAATACCATGGGCTCTTACGACTAATTAAAGAAAACGCGG AGAAATACCGAGATTGTCCTCGACTAATGGGAAGACTCGAAGGCGAAGTATTTACGATCGGCGGCACGTTTCACATCAACTACAAGAACTGTG ATAGTGATCCCGAATCGCAACTTCAGGTGTACCTAAATCTCCAGAAAAAAATGTCTTGTCCAAAGATCGATACTGAATTTCTAGATGGCATTGAAGACCAACAAGGATGTAACGCTATTTTACGGGATGCAAGAATTTCTGAATGGATAAGAATGCAGCAGCAACAAG gcAATGAATGTAACAGTAATCTTTCGACAGAACCAAGTGACATTTGCACGCCGTCCCAGCCAAATGTTCATGAACACTCAGAAAAGCAGTCAGAAGAGACAATGACGACAAGTTCCCATGCACCAACTATTACACCTAGGCTTAATAGTCCATATCCATCAGAATACGAGGACATAACGCCTCCAATTACGCCGAATTTTCAGCTAACTGTACCAAGCAGACCATATAAACGAAAAAGACTCAAATCTCTATCGGATGGAAGTAATTCGAACATGTCTTCTCCGTCATCGTCAAACAGCCGATCTCCAACCCCTGCTGCGACTAATTCAATGCAAAGTAGAACCAAAGTGTTTCAAACTGGTGAACAAAGGTACCCAAATAATCCGAACAAGCGTGAAGCTTTATGGGGTAATCTGTTACCAGTTATTATTAAGTATCAACTGGATCAAATGCATGACAGCTAA
- the LOC127850813 gene encoding uncharacterized protein LOC127850813 isoform X2, which produces MRPVKTNMKTISEDDKDIQPSKKFKMDTDDTALSEHVNPETPATPVYIQSATCTYLDSGYGSSVGTSQYSFTPQPGSNISSPPDDCASAFTTNMQKGKVKKRIIFKFGPDHLRKYFQKHFVKFKDEVDPKEISDHLFATGVISVRDLEKVAETHGRGKKVDIMIKAIVHSSVINDVNTTTKVLEAFAHNGREDLFNDFNEHIHDQDDMSLQDEFPKERIQSSLKKHERLLNDEIDPLTIIDELLERGVLTFDEHQNIMDIDFKPTKMMCLCQYVFKKPAFAFWEFCQTLIKDPIYKEIGNSLLRKGNDSGEPSQQVEMDLRLDLPFSNCIPNTNGDKNVTEIKFELDSQQLEKMIVDDNSDVGNNDDLKHEAMDLGFDVESLEFSSIKIRLRCLTEQSLLNLRGKSEESLLYIENILKTLITQEHLALMREKNIASMKVTVYIPPPDGKNVKCLCKLTKEEIVKHYTLIEKDLKDVSLLVHAIMQLEGQTKREEWLEAQNDVDSILRLIIDGEDKLVCMLERHLRQTEQLQLLARITSYDETEHVLSAEDLHQRKEIILEEIEPRKFLDMIRRMEGSEAILDKVMTNDVSRRERCEEFLKFVQDKHAEGQFQEELQRQDMTHLITLLSSKATNINSRNAANFREALISTIGTICENIEPLRFKKFMVRPPELSEDKFESICRNNTRKSRVYALIEAIIKGPSILIDRFMEGLDALEYHGLLRLIKENAEKYRDCPRLMGRLEGEVFTIGGTFHINYKNCDSDPESQLQVYLNLQKKMSCPKIDTEFLDGIEDQQGCNAILRDARISEWIRMQQQQGNECNSNLSTEPSDICTPSQPNVHEHSEKQSEETMTTSSHAPTITPRLNSPYPSEYEDITPPITPNFQLTVPSRPYKRKRLKSLSDGSNSNMSSPSSSNSRSPTPAATNSMQSRTKVFQTGEQRYPNNPNKREALWGNLLPVIIKYQLDQMHDS; this is translated from the exons ATGAGGCCAGTCAAGaccaatatgaaaacaataag TGAAGATGATAAAGATATCCAACCATCAAAGAAATTCAAGATGGACACAGACGACACAG ctTTATCAGAACATGTCAACCCAGAGACACCAGCAACTCCAGTTTACATACAAAGCGCAACATGTACCTATCTCGATTCCGGATATGGAAGTAGTGTGGGGACATCGCAGTACAGCTTTACTCCGCAGCCAGGTTCAAATATATCGAGCCCGCCAG ATGATTGTGCGTCGGCGTTTACGACCAATATGCAGAAGGGAAAGGTCAAAAAG AGAATCATTTTTAAATTCGGACCAGACCATTTACGAAAATACTTCCAAAAGCATTTTGTAAAGTTCAAGGATGAAGTTGATCCGAAAGAAATTTCTGATCATTTGTTTGCAACTGGAGTGATTTCAGTCCGAGATCTGGAAAAGGTCGCCGAAACGCATGGTCGTGGGAAGAAAGTTGATATCATGATCAAAGCCATAGTGCATTCAAGTGTGATAAATGATGTCAACACTACAACAAAGGTTTTAGAAGCTTTTGCACACAATGGCCGCGAAGATTTGTTCAACGATTTTAATGAACACATTC ACGACCAAGATGATATGTCGCTCCAAGACGAATTCCCAAAGGAGAGAATACAATCGAGTTTGAAAAAACACGAGCGATTGCTCAATGATGAAATTGATCCTTTGACAATCATTGACGAACTTCTTGAAAGAGGGGTTTTAACATTTGACGAGCATCAAAACATCATGGACATAGACTTCAAGCCTACAAAAATGATGTGCCTTTGCCAATACGTTTTTAAAAAGCCTGCATTCGCATTTTGGGAGTTTTGCCAAACTCTCATTAAAGACCCGATTTACAAGGAGATTGGTAATAGTCTTCTAAGGAAAGGCAATGACTCAG GTGAACCTTCACAGCAAGTTGAAATGGATTTGCGTCTGGATCTTCCATTTAGTAATTGTATTCCGAATACAAATGGAG ACAAAAACGTCACTGAAATAAAGTTTGAACTAGATTCTCAACAACTAGAGAAGATGATAGTCGATGATAATAGCGATGTTGGAAATAATGATGACTTGAAACATGAG GCAATGGATCTCGGTTTCGATGTCGAAAGTCTCGAATTTTCATCGATCAAAATTAGACTTAGATGTCTTACAGAACAGTCGTTATTAAATCTGAGGGGAAAATCTGAAGAGTCTCTGTTGTATATCGAAAATATTTTGAAGACACTTATTACACAAGAACATTTGGCtttaatgagagaaaaaaacATAGCATCAATGAAAGTAACTGTGTACATTCCCCCTCCAGATGGAAAAAATG TTAAATGCTTGTGCAAGCTAACAAAAGAAGAGATTGTGAAGCACTATACACTGATCGAAAAAGATTTAAAGGACGTAAGCCTGCTAGTCCATGCGATTATGCAACTGGAGGGTCAAACAAAACGGGAGGAATGGTTAGAGGCACAGAATGATGTAGATTCAATCCTTCGATTGATAATAGATGGTGAAGACAAGCTCGTGTGCATGCTAGAAAGGCACTTGCGACAAACTGAGCAGCTGCAGTTGCTGGCAAGAATTACCAGCTATGATGAAACAG AGCACGTCTTGTCTGCTGAGGATCTCCACCAGCGAAAAGAAATCATATTAGAAGAAATTGAGCCAAGAAAATTTCTAGACATGATTCGCAGAATGGAGGGAAGCGAAGCCATTCTTGATAAGGTGATGACCAATGATGTATCCCGACGAGAACGATGCGAAGAGTTCTTAAAATTCGTGCAGGATAAGCATGCTGAAGGACAGTTTCAAGAGGAACTGCAAAGACAAGATATGACACATTTGATCACTTTGCTCTCATCCAAGGCAACAAACATCA ACTCGAGGAATGCTGCGAACTTTAGAGAGGCCCTGATTTCTACAATCGGTACAATATGTGAAAATATCGAACCACTTCGATTCAAGAAGTTTATGGTTCGACCACCGGAACTGAGCGAGGACAAATTTGAGAGCATATGTAGAAATAACACTAGGAAGAGTCGAGTATATGCATTGATTGAAGCAATTATCAAAGGACCTTCAATTTTGATCGACAGATTTATGGAGGGTTTAGACGCACTCGAATACCATGGGCTCTTACGACTAATTAAAGAAAACGCGG AGAAATACCGAGATTGTCCTCGACTAATGGGAAGACTCGAAGGCGAAGTATTTACGATCGGCGGCACGTTTCACATCAACTACAAGAACTGTG ATAGTGATCCCGAATCGCAACTTCAGGTGTACCTAAATCTCCAGAAAAAAATGTCTTGTCCAAAGATCGATACTGAATTTCTAGATGGCATTGAAGACCAACAAGGATGTAACGCTATTTTACGGGATGCAAGAATTTCTGAATGGATAAGAATGCAGCAGCAACAAG gcAATGAATGTAACAGTAATCTTTCGACAGAACCAAGTGACATTTGCACGCCGTCCCAGCCAAATGTTCATGAACACTCAGAAAAGCAGTCAGAAGAGACAATGACGACAAGTTCCCATGCACCAACTATTACACCTAGGCTTAATAGTCCATATCCATCAGAATACGAGGACATAACGCCTCCAATTACGCCGAATTTTCAGCTAACTGTACCAAGCAGACCATATAAACGAAAAAGACTCAAATCTCTATCGGATGGAAGTAATTCGAACATGTCTTCTCCGTCATCGTCAAACAGCCGATCTCCAACCCCTGCTGCGACTAATTCAATGCAAAGTAGAACCAAAGTGTTTCAAACTGGTGAACAAAGGTACCCAAATAATCCGAACAAGCGTGAAGCTTTATGGGGTAATCTGTTACCAGTTATTATTAAGTATCAACTGGATCAAATGCATGACAGCTAA